A part of Corvus cornix cornix isolate S_Up_H32 chromosome Z, ASM73873v5, whole genome shotgun sequence genomic DNA contains:
- the HSPB3 gene encoding heat shock protein beta-3, with protein sequence MLSSACSKSERRHQLIDWSVGKTYGWEELALTLQLPDTAQVAADLSASAMAEAVIRHWVETPVRYQEQFVGQELEAHKLNHLLYALPGPATTALSNQRCITESTAGARKSSQEEENTHFRVLLDVVQFCPEDIIIQTFEGWLLIKAQHGPRMDEHGFISRSFTRQYKLPDGVENKDLSALFCHDGILVVEMKNSVGKN encoded by the coding sequence ATGTTAAGCTCTGCCTGTTCTAAAAGTGAAAGGCGACATCAACTGATAGACTGGTCTGTGGGTAAGACATACGGCTGGGAAGAGCTCGCTCTgactctgcagcttcctgacaCAGCACAAGTAGCAGCTGATCTTTCTGCCTCTGCAATGGCAGAAGCTGTCATAAGACACTGGGTGGAAACTCCTGTACGCTACCAGGAGCAGTTTGTTGGCCAAGAGCTGGAAGCACACAAGCTGAACCACCTTTTATACGCTTTGCCGGGCCCTGCTACCACTGCGCTGAGCAACCAAAGGTGCATCACAGAAAGCACGGCTGGGGCCAGGAAGAGcagccaggaggaggaaaacacacACTTTCGGGTCTTGCTGGACGTTGTGCAGTTCTGCCCCGAAGATATCATTATCCAGACTTTTGAAGGCTGGCTCCTGATTAAAGCTCAGCACGGACCCAGGATGGATGAACATGGTTTCATATCCAGAAGCTTCACCAGACAATACAAATTACCTGATGGAGTGGAGAACAAAGACCTGTCTGCACTTTTCTGCCATGATGGCATTTTGGTTGTTGAAATGAAGAACTCAGTGGGAAAGAACTAG